The proteins below come from a single Cylindrospermopsis raciborskii Cr2010 genomic window:
- a CDS encoding class I SAM-dependent methyltransferase, producing the protein MTNQTLGLGTDLYNYLLRNSLREVEILSELRQETAKLPMSIMQISPEQGQFMALLIKILGAKKTLDIGVFTGYSSLVVALSLPDDGKIIACDISEEYTSMARIYWQRAGVADKIDLQLAPALETLDKLLAAGEAGTFDFAFIDADKANYENYYERSLELIRPGGLIAVDNVLWSGRVADPEVQDNQTSKIRAFNEKVHRDSRITLSLVPIADGLTLARKN; encoded by the coding sequence ATGACAAATCAAACCTTGGGTTTAGGAACGGATTTATATAATTACCTCCTGAGAAATTCCCTGCGCGAAGTGGAAATTCTCAGCGAATTACGTCAAGAAACTGCCAAGCTGCCAATGTCCATAATGCAGATCTCCCCAGAGCAGGGACAGTTTATGGCACTGCTAATTAAAATCTTAGGAGCAAAAAAGACCTTGGATATAGGAGTATTCACAGGTTACAGTTCCCTGGTAGTGGCTTTGTCTTTACCTGATGATGGCAAAATCATTGCCTGTGATATCAGCGAAGAGTACACTAGTATGGCTCGAATATACTGGCAAAGGGCGGGAGTCGCAGATAAAATTGACCTGCAACTGGCTCCAGCATTAGAAACTCTAGATAAACTATTAGCAGCAGGGGAAGCAGGAACCTTTGATTTTGCCTTTATAGATGCAGACAAGGCGAACTATGAAAATTATTATGAGCGATCGCTAGAATTAATTAGACCTGGTGGATTAATTGCGGTAGACAATGTGCTTTGGTCAGGAAGAGTAGCAGATCCAGAAGTACAAGACAACCAAACCAGCAAAATTCGTGCATTTAATGAAAAAGTACACCGAGACTCAAGAATCACCCTCAGTCTAGTCCCCATAGCAGATGGATTAACACTGGCGAGAAAAAATTAA
- a CDS encoding HypC/HybG/HupF family hydrogenase formation chaperone — protein sequence MCLGIPGQIIEISNPEHKLAIVKVGGVKRQINIACIVDEEHPPEKCLGDWVLVHVGFAMNRINEQEAAETLALLQEIANSYGDTKDLQRSDL from the coding sequence ATGTGTTTAGGAATACCTGGACAAATAATAGAAATCAGCAATCCAGAACATAAACTAGCAATAGTTAAGGTTGGAGGAGTTAAGCGTCAAATCAATATAGCATGTATTGTTGATGAGGAACACCCACCCGAAAAATGTCTCGGAGATTGGGTGTTAGTTCATGTGGGTTTTGCTATGAACAGAATTAATGAACAGGAAGCAGCAGAAACCTTAGCCCTTTTACAGGAAATTGCTAACAGTTATGGTGATACTAAAGACCTGCAAAGGAGCGATTTATAA
- the hypA gene encoding hydrogenase maturation nickel metallochaperone HypA, giving the protein MHELGITRNIIALVSENAHKHRVKRVTLEIGKLSAIMPDAIEFCFDICAQGTIVEGAKLEIIEIPGMARCQQCGVTFTVDKPFGICPCGSVQLDLITGQELKIKEIEVEELCV; this is encoded by the coding sequence ATGCACGAATTGGGAATAACTCGTAACATTATTGCCCTGGTCAGCGAAAATGCCCACAAGCATCGAGTTAAGCGGGTGACGTTGGAAATAGGTAAATTATCTGCCATAATGCCAGATGCGATAGAATTCTGTTTCGATATCTGTGCCCAGGGTACAATAGTTGAAGGAGCAAAATTAGAAATTATAGAGATCCCTGGAATGGCCAGATGTCAACAATGTGGTGTCACATTTACGGTAGATAAACCTTTTGGAATCTGTCCCTGTGGTAGTGTACAGTTGGATTTAATTACAGGTCAGGAATTAAAAATTAAGGAAATAGAAGTGGAGGAATTATGTGTGTAA
- the hypF gene encoding carbamoyltransferase HypF, whose product MRTEQIRVRGTVQGVGFRPTVYRLAKNAGLKGDVCNDGDGVLIRIVGSEEKITAFVQQLYDHCPPLAQIHELIRSPLSGSNDFHGDELKEFIISPSMETPVKTEIVPDAATCDECQKEIFDPFSRYFRYPFTNCTHCGPRLSIMQAIPYDRNNTSMVDFPMCGECNQEYEDVNNRRFHAQPVACFRCGPRAWLERADGQPITGDMFSMLDEVDAVCTLLQKGEIVAIKGLGGFHLACDATQETVVEKLRQRKKRYHKPFALMARDINIISQYCQISDLEKDLLTSPAAPIVLLKINPQNNLPPNSVKSQIGNPIARAIAPGQNTLGFMLPYTPLHHLILRRMNVPIVLTSGNIADEPQCIDNSDAKKKLAPIADYFLLHNRDIINRVDDSVVRVVNQKIQILRRARGYAPAPIILPQGLEKTPPILAMGGELKNTFCLLRAGEAILSQHLGDLENASAFATYQETLNLYLNLFAHKPAIIAIDKHPEYLSSKLGRQLAVSNEIQLYEIPHHHAHIAACLAENKIPLNSQPVLGVAFDGLGYGEDGNFWGGEFFLADYSNYQRLATFKPVPMIGGKQSIYQPWRNTYAHLNSALNWQEVQEQYPSLEIVQFLQKQPLKLLDQMVEKNINSPLVSSVGRLFDAVAAAIGICREECTYEGQAAIEMESCISPEILNDISSYPSHQNIEKLDGMYYVNTASIWKGILEDINQQVGIGEIAAKFHLTLAHLIIETVKQLSQEYKTNQVALTGGVFQNRILLQQTTKLLQNMGMEVFTHSKVPPNDGGISLGQAMIVAARCGQNA is encoded by the coding sequence ATGAGAACAGAGCAAATAAGAGTTAGGGGTACTGTTCAGGGTGTAGGTTTTCGTCCCACGGTTTACCGCTTGGCTAAAAATGCTGGTTTAAAAGGAGATGTATGTAATGATGGGGATGGAGTTTTAATCCGGATTGTAGGGAGTGAGGAAAAGATAACTGCTTTTGTGCAGCAACTGTATGACCACTGTCCACCCCTAGCTCAAATTCATGAACTAATCAGGAGTCCACTTTCTGGGTCTAATGATTTCCATGGTGATGAACTCAAAGAATTTATCATTTCTCCCAGTATGGAAACACCAGTGAAAACGGAAATTGTTCCCGATGCTGCAACCTGTGATGAATGTCAAAAGGAAATTTTTGATCCCTTTAGTCGTTATTTCCGCTACCCCTTTACTAACTGTACCCATTGTGGACCACGGTTAAGTATTATGCAGGCCATTCCCTACGATAGAAATAATACTAGCATGGTAGATTTTCCTATGTGTGGAGAATGTAACCAGGAATATGAAGATGTGAATAATAGACGTTTCCACGCTCAACCCGTAGCTTGTTTTCGTTGTGGTCCCCGCGCATGGTTAGAACGTGCTGATGGTCAACCTATCACTGGGGATATGTTTTCTATGTTGGATGAGGTTGATGCAGTTTGTACTTTATTACAAAAAGGTGAAATCGTTGCTATTAAAGGGTTAGGCGGTTTCCATTTAGCTTGTGATGCTACCCAAGAAACTGTAGTTGAAAAATTACGACAGCGAAAAAAACGTTATCATAAACCTTTTGCTTTAATGGCTAGAGATATCAATATAATATCTCAATATTGTCAGATTTCTGATTTAGAAAAAGATTTATTAACTAGTCCTGCTGCACCAATTGTTTTATTAAAAATTAATCCCCAAAATAACTTGCCACCTAACTCAGTCAAATCCCAAATAGGGAATCCCATAGCCAGGGCGATCGCACCTGGTCAAAACACTCTGGGTTTTATGTTGCCCTATACTCCTTTACATCATTTAATTCTCAGGAGAATGAATGTTCCCATAGTTCTGACCAGTGGTAATATTGCCGATGAACCTCAATGTATTGATAATTCAGATGCTAAAAAAAAGTTAGCTCCAATAGCTGATTATTTTTTATTACATAATCGAGATATTATTAACCGAGTAGATGATTCAGTAGTGAGAGTAGTTAATCAAAAAATCCAAATTCTCAGACGCGCTAGGGGATATGCACCAGCACCGATTATTTTACCACAAGGTCTTGAAAAGACACCACCTATTTTAGCCATGGGTGGGGAATTGAAAAACACCTTTTGTTTATTGAGAGCAGGTGAGGCTATTTTATCACAACATTTAGGAGATTTAGAAAATGCCTCCGCTTTTGCTACCTATCAAGAAACCCTAAATTTATATCTCAATTTATTCGCCCATAAACCAGCAATTATTGCCATTGATAAACATCCGGAATATTTATCATCAAAACTGGGTAGACAATTAGCAGTCAGTAATGAAATCCAACTTTATGAAATTCCACATCATCATGCTCACATTGCAGCTTGTCTAGCGGAAAACAAAATACCTTTAAATAGCCAGCCAGTATTAGGTGTAGCTTTTGATGGTTTAGGATATGGAGAAGATGGTAATTTCTGGGGAGGAGAATTTTTCCTGGCTGATTATTCTAATTACCAAAGACTGGCTACCTTTAAACCAGTACCTATGATAGGGGGAAAACAATCTATTTATCAACCCTGGAGAAATACTTATGCTCACCTCAATAGTGCTTTAAATTGGCAAGAGGTTCAAGAACAATATCCATCTCTAGAAATTGTGCAGTTTCTACAAAAACAACCTTTGAAATTGCTAGATCAAATGGTGGAAAAAAATATTAACTCACCCCTTGTATCATCTGTTGGTAGGTTATTTGATGCGGTAGCAGCAGCAATTGGCATTTGTCGAGAAGAATGTACCTACGAGGGACAAGCAGCTATAGAAATGGAGTCCTGTATTAGTCCTGAAATACTAAATGATATATCCAGTTATCCATCACATCAAAATATTGAAAAGTTAGATGGAATGTACTATGTAAACACAGCTTCTATATGGAAAGGAATCTTAGAGGATATAAACCAACAAGTTGGAATAGGGGAAATAGCTGCCAAGTTTCACCTAACTCTAGCCCATTTGATTATAGAAACAGTTAAACAATTGAGTCAAGAATATAAAACTAATCAAGTAGCACTAACCGGGGGAGTATTTCAAAACCGAATTCTTTTGCAGCAAACAACTAAATTACTGCAAAATATGGGCATGGAAGTTTTTACCCATAGTAAAGTACCTCCAAATGATGGAGGAATATCTCTGGGACAAGCTATGATTGTTGCAGCTAGATGTGGGCAAAATGCCTAA
- a CDS encoding phosphoribulokinase, with product MSRPIILGIVGDSAAGKTTLTRGIAQVLGPENVTLICTDDYHRYDRQQRAETGITALHPDCNHLDIMQQHLALLRTGQPILKPVYSHKTGTFEPPQYIKPNKFVIIEGLLGYSTRAARDAYDVKVYLAPPESLRADWKIKRDTQKRGYTKEQVLAELEKREPDSEQFIRPQRQWSDIVVTFYPPNDNETENGGHLNVRLILRPTIPHPDFTQILHPDNDDSESPVRLGLDRDMGKPVDVLEVDGHATLEQVNKIEHVMCNDMPHLRNVCDREINPELGKIAGTTGETLQSYPLAITQLIVTYHMLKATQGHS from the coding sequence ATGAGTCGTCCAATTATTCTCGGTATTGTCGGTGATAGCGCTGCAGGAAAAACTACCCTCACTAGGGGTATAGCCCAGGTGCTAGGACCAGAAAATGTAACTCTCATCTGTACTGATGATTATCACCGGTATGACCGTCAGCAAAGGGCAGAAACTGGCATTACTGCTCTCCATCCAGACTGTAACCATCTGGACATTATGCAACAACATTTGGCTCTTTTACGCACGGGTCAACCTATTCTCAAACCAGTCTATAGTCATAAAACGGGAACCTTTGAACCACCTCAATACATTAAACCCAATAAGTTTGTCATTATTGAAGGGTTACTGGGCTATTCTACCCGTGCTGCACGTGACGCTTATGATGTCAAAGTCTATCTAGCTCCTCCAGAATCTCTACGAGCTGATTGGAAGATTAAAAGGGATACCCAAAAGCGGGGTTATACCAAAGAACAAGTGTTAGCAGAATTAGAAAAGCGGGAACCAGATTCAGAACAGTTTATTCGTCCTCAACGTCAATGGTCTGATATTGTAGTTACCTTCTATCCCCCCAATGACAATGAAACAGAAAATGGTGGACATCTTAATGTCCGGTTAATCTTGCGCCCTACTATTCCCCATCCTGATTTTACTCAAATTCTTCATCCAGATAATGATGACTCAGAATCACCTGTGCGTTTGGGACTGGATAGGGATATGGGTAAACCAGTTGACGTGTTAGAAGTTGATGGACACGCAACTTTAGAACAGGTTAATAAAATAGAGCATGTTATGTGTAATGATATGCCCCATCTTAGAAATGTGTGCGATCGCGAAATTAATCCTGAACTGGGTAAGATTGCTGGCACAACTGGGGAAACTTTGCAAAGTTATCCATTGGCAATAACACAATTGATAGTTACCTATCACATGTTGAAGGCGACCCAAGGGCATTCTTAA
- a CDS encoding ATP-binding protein, protein MPKYFNTAGPCKSEIHYMLSPTARLPDLKALIDGENYFIIHAPRQVGKTTAMIALARELTDSGKYTAVMLSVEVGSVFSHNPQQAEQVILEEWKQAIKFYLPKELQPSYWPERETDSGIGKTLSEWSAQSPRPLVIFLDEIDSLTDEALILILRQLRSGFPRRPRGFPHSVGLIGMRDVRDYKVKSGGSERLNTSSPFNIKAESLTLSNFTLSEVEELYLQHTQATGQIFTPEAIKQAFYLTDGQPWLVNALARQATQVLVKDITQPITAEVINQAKEVLIQRQDTHLDSLAERLREDRVKAIIQPMLAGSDLPDTPEDDRRFLLDLGLVKRSPLGGLTIANPIYQEVIPRVLSQGSQDSLPQIQPTWLNTDNTLNPDKLLNAFLEFWRQHGEPLLKSAPYHEIAPHLVLMAFLHRVVNGGGTLEREYAVGSGRMDICLRYGKVVMGIELKVWRGKSDPLTKGLTQLDKYLGGLGLDRGWLVIFDHRPGLPPMGERISMEQAISREGRTITVIRS, encoded by the coding sequence ATGCCTAAATACTTTAATACTGCTGGACCCTGTAAATCCGAAATCCACTATATGCTCTCTCCCACAGCTCGACTACCGGATTTGAAAGCACTAATTGACGGAGAAAACTACTTTATAATTCACGCGCCGCGACAAGTCGGCAAAACTACAGCTATGATAGCCTTAGCACGAGAATTGACTGATAGTGGAAAATATACCGCAGTTATGCTTTCCGTTGAAGTGGGATCAGTATTCTCCCATAATCCCCAGCAAGCGGAGCAGGTTATTTTAGAAGAATGGAAACAGGCAATCAAATTTTATTTACCCAAAGAACTACAACCATCCTATTGGCCAGAGCGTGAAACAGACTCAGGAATAGGCAAAACTTTAAGTGAGTGGTCCGCACAATCTCCAAGACCTCTTGTAATCTTTTTAGATGAAATCGATTCCCTAACAGATGAAGCTTTAATCCTAATTTTAAGACAATTACGCTCAGGTTTTCCCCGTCGTCCTCGGGGATTTCCCCATTCGGTGGGGTTAATTGGTATGCGGGATGTGCGGGACTATAAGGTTAAATCTGGTGGAAGTGAACGACTGAATACGTCAAGTCCTTTCAATATCAAAGCGGAATCCTTGACTTTAAGTAATTTCACTCTGTCAGAGGTGGAAGAACTTTACTTACAACATACGCAAGCTACAGGACAAATTTTTACCCCGGAAGCAATTAAACAAGCATTTTATTTAACCGATGGGCAACCATGGTTAGTAAACGCCCTAGCTCGTCAAGCCACTCAGGTGTTAGTGAAAGATATTACTCAACCCATTACCGCTGAAGTAATTAACCAAGCCAAAGAAGTTCTGATTCAGCGCCAGGATACCCATTTGGATAGTTTGGCAGAGCGCTTACGGGAAGATCGGGTCAAAGCCATTATTCAACCCATGTTAGCTGGATCGGACTTACCAGATACCCCAGAGGATGATCGCCGTTTCTTGCTAGATTTAGGCTTGGTAAAGCGCAGTCCCTTGGGAGGACTAACCATTGCCAATCCCATTTACCAGGAGGTGATTCCTCGTGTTTTGTCCCAGGGTAGTCAGGATAGTCTACCCCAGATTCAACCTACTTGGTTAAATACTGATAATACTTTAAATCCTGACAAACTCTTAAATGCTTTCCTAGAGTTTTGGCGACAACATGGGGAACCATTACTCAAAAGTGCGCCTTATCATGAAATTGCTCCCCATTTAGTTTTGATGGCGTTTTTACATCGGGTAGTGAATGGTGGTGGCACTTTAGAACGGGAATATGCCGTTGGTTCTGGAAGAATGGATATTTGTTTACGCTATGGCAAGGTAGTGATGGGCATAGAGTTAAAGGTTTGGAGGGGAAAATCGGATCCGTTAACGAAGGGTTTGACCCAATTGGATAAGTATCTGGGTGGGTTAGGATTAGATAGAGGTTGGTTAGTAATTTTTGATCACCGTCCGGGATTACCACCCATGGGTGAGAGGATTAGTATGGAACAGGCCATTAGTCGAGAGGGAAGAACCATTACAGTGATTCGTAGCTAG
- the hypE gene encoding hydrogenase expression/formation protein HypE has product MAIDKNQKNQNPLFQKIAQVGRRSHQVKDSHINLSHGSGGKAMSDLIHDVFVKNFHNEILSQLEDQASFDLSTLGKLGDRLAFTTDSYVVDPLFFPGGNIGDLAVNGTINDLAVGGAKPLYLSCSMILEEGLPLETLRKVVGSMQHAAQKAGVQIVTGDTKVVHRGSADKLFINTAGIGIIPQGIKISPRHIQPGDMVIINGEIGNHGAAILIARGELELETDIESDSQPLHELVAEIIKVCPDIHAMRDVTRGGLATVLNEFAQTANLGIKINEQTIPIREEVTGMCEILGLDPLYLANEGKIVVVVPQEQAELVLSTMQDHPLGKQAAIIGQVVDQLPGIVFLKTVFGAERMVDMLVGEQLPRIC; this is encoded by the coding sequence ATGGCAATAGATAAAAATCAGAAAAATCAAAATCCCCTATTTCAAAAAATAGCACAGGTAGGTCGTCGCTCCCATCAAGTTAAAGATAGCCATATTAACCTATCCCATGGTAGTGGTGGTAAAGCTATGAGCGATTTAATTCATGATGTATTTGTGAAAAATTTCCATAATGAGATTTTATCACAATTAGAAGATCAGGCAAGTTTTGATTTATCAACCCTGGGAAAACTGGGAGATAGATTAGCATTTACCACCGATTCTTACGTGGTAGATCCCTTGTTTTTCCCCGGTGGCAATATTGGTGATTTAGCTGTTAATGGCACAATTAATGATCTGGCAGTTGGGGGTGCTAAACCCCTATATTTAAGTTGTAGCATGATCTTAGAAGAGGGTTTGCCATTAGAAACATTAAGAAAAGTAGTGGGGAGTATGCAACATGCTGCTCAAAAAGCGGGAGTGCAAATAGTTACAGGAGACACCAAGGTAGTGCATCGTGGTTCTGCGGATAAATTATTTATTAATACTGCTGGGATAGGGATAATACCCCAGGGAATTAAAATTTCACCTCGCCATATTCAACCGGGGGATATGGTAATTATTAATGGAGAAATAGGGAATCATGGTGCGGCAATTTTAATAGCTAGAGGAGAATTAGAATTAGAAACAGATATAGAAAGCGACAGTCAACCATTGCATGAACTGGTAGCTGAAATTATCAAGGTCTGTCCTGATATTCATGCTATGAGAGATGTAACTAGGGGAGGTTTGGCGACAGTATTAAACGAATTTGCCCAAACAGCAAATCTAGGGATAAAAATCAATGAACAGACCATTCCCATTAGAGAGGAGGTGACTGGAATGTGTGAAATACTTGGTTTAGATCCATTGTATTTAGCCAACGAAGGTAAAATAGTGGTTGTTGTTCCCCAGGAGCAAGCAGAACTGGTATTATCCACCATGCAAGATCATCCCTTGGGAAAACAAGCAGCAATTATTGGACAAGTAGTTGACCAACTACCTGGAATAGTTTTTTTAAAAACTGTTTTTGGTGCAGAAAGAATGGTGGATATGTTGGTGGGAGAGCAGCTACCGAGAATATGTTAA
- the hypD gene encoding hydrogenase formation protein HypD yields MKYVDEFRNPEKAQGLQKEIAQLSLQISRNSHKNKHLKIMEVCGGHTHAIFKYGIEEILPDNIELIHGPGCPVCVMPKGRVDDAIALCQNQQIIFTTFGDAMRVPGSKTSLLQAKAEGADIRMVYSPLDSLKIAKENPEKEIVFFGLGFETTAPSTAFTILQAAAENIRNFSLFSNHVLVIPALEALLANPDLQLDGFVGPGHVSMVIGTDPYEFIPERYHKPIVISGFEPLDIFQSIWMLLKQIEENRCEVENQYNRLVEKGGNQNAIQAMNQVFTVREKFEWRGLGEIPNSGLKIRPEYAQFDAEAKFTIPNLKVPDHKACQCGEILKGVLKPWECKVFGTACTPETPIGTCMVSSEGACAAYYKYGRLSALI; encoded by the coding sequence ATGAAATATGTAGATGAATTCCGTAACCCCGAAAAAGCTCAAGGTTTACAAAAAGAAATTGCACAACTGAGTCTTCAAATCTCAAGAAATTCCCACAAAAACAAACACCTGAAAATAATGGAAGTGTGTGGTGGTCACACCCATGCGATTTTTAAATATGGCATTGAGGAAATATTACCAGATAATATTGAACTGATTCATGGACCTGGATGTCCGGTATGTGTCATGCCAAAAGGTAGAGTAGATGATGCGATCGCCCTTTGCCAAAACCAGCAGATTATTTTCACTACTTTTGGGGATGCTATGAGGGTTCCAGGGTCTAAAACCAGCTTGTTACAAGCAAAAGCTGAGGGAGCAGATATTAGAATGGTCTATTCTCCTCTGGATAGTTTAAAGATTGCCAAGGAAAACCCTGAAAAAGAGATAGTATTTTTTGGTTTAGGATTTGAAACCACTGCTCCTAGCACTGCATTTACCATATTACAAGCAGCAGCAGAAAACATTAGAAACTTTAGTTTATTTTCCAATCATGTATTAGTTATACCAGCATTGGAAGCATTATTAGCAAATCCAGATTTACAACTAGATGGTTTTGTTGGTCCAGGTCATGTAAGCATGGTTATTGGAACAGATCCATATGAGTTTATTCCCGAAAGATATCATAAACCGATTGTCATTTCTGGATTTGAACCATTGGATATTTTCCAATCTATATGGATGTTATTAAAACAAATAGAAGAAAATCGGTGTGAAGTAGAAAACCAATATAATCGGTTAGTTGAGAAAGGGGGAAATCAAAATGCCATTCAAGCCATGAATCAGGTTTTTACAGTTCGCGAGAAATTTGAATGGCGGGGGTTGGGAGAAATTCCTAATTCTGGTTTGAAAATACGTCCCGAATATGCTCAATTTGATGCAGAAGCCAAATTTACTATTCCCAATTTGAAAGTGCCCGATCATAAAGCCTGTCAATGTGGAGAAATTCTTAAAGGAGTTTTAAAACCTTGGGAATGTAAAGTATTTGGCACAGCTTGCACACCAGAAACACCCATAGGAACTTGTATGGTTTCCTCTGAAGGTGCTTGTGCAGCATATTATAAATATGGCAGATTATCAGCTCTTATATAG
- the hypB gene encoding hydrogenase nickel incorporation protein HypB — MCVTCGCDSNQEARITNMNTPPVNWDYHTHTLADGTLISHSHIHEHHHQHDQSPANIHAKIHHTTISLEQEILGKNNLIAAQNRGWFKGRNILALNLMSSPGAGKTTLLTRTINDLKHKLNISVIEGDQETTNDAQKIQSTGCKVIQINTGTGCHLDAAMIERGIQELQPPLDSVLMIENVGNLVCPALFDLGEQTKVVILSVTEGEDKPMKYPHIFRLSDVMILTKIDLLPYLQFDVEKCIDYAKKVNPHIRVYQVSATTGAGLDDWYGFLSHHTLAPSFKNALGSPSTCDR, encoded by the coding sequence ATGTGTGTAACCTGCGGATGTGATAGCAATCAAGAAGCCAGAATTACTAATATGAATACCCCTCCTGTAAATTGGGACTATCATACCCATACCCTAGCTGATGGAACCCTAATTAGCCATTCCCATATTCATGAACATCATCACCAACATGACCAATCTCCAGCAAATATTCATGCTAAAATTCACCACACAACCATATCACTAGAACAGGAAATTCTAGGCAAAAATAATTTAATAGCTGCTCAAAATAGAGGGTGGTTTAAAGGGCGAAATATCCTAGCTCTCAACCTGATGAGTTCTCCAGGTGCAGGTAAAACCACTCTGTTAACTCGCACAATTAATGACTTAAAACACAAGTTAAATATTAGTGTAATCGAAGGAGATCAGGAAACCACTAACGATGCACAAAAAATCCAATCCACAGGTTGCAAGGTAATACAAATAAATACGGGTACAGGTTGTCATTTAGATGCAGCTATGATAGAAAGGGGAATACAGGAACTTCAACCTCCCTTGGATTCTGTATTGATGATAGAGAATGTGGGCAATTTAGTCTGTCCCGCATTATTTGACCTGGGGGAGCAGACTAAGGTTGTCATTCTCTCAGTTACAGAAGGGGAAGATAAACCCATGAAATACCCCCACATCTTTCGTCTCAGTGATGTTATGATCCTGACTAAAATAGATTTATTGCCCTATTTACAGTTTGATGTGGAAAAATGTATTGACTATGCGAAAAAGGTTAATCCCCACATTCGGGTTTATCAAGTTTCTGCTACCACTGGTGCAGGCTTAGATGATTGGTATGGCTTTTTGTCTCATCACACCCTCGCTCCTTCCTTTAAGAATGCCCTTGGGTCGCCTTCAACATGTGATAGGTAA